A genomic segment from Vagococcus zengguangii encodes:
- a CDS encoding DEAD/DEAH box helicase: MGLFIDNNNQLILEFECIEERIAFTKSIPYKMRIKRFVSHDLESCLFFKEDISIHEIKRVEGELRNKFPDIDIDNSVFDYINNRQFYIENRYRLGNDIKKQVVEVESSFNTFCHTIDAIMLRKLKIEQKWHAFYQLNMKNTSNFSVPGSGKTATVLGTYAYLKANNLANKIVMIGPKNAFGSWIDEFTICLPTETKRFYLNIHSKETNSVEKRKFSLKFDSGNKELILVNYESVNSLKNELLEIIDNQTLLVFDEVHKIKNPEGQRADASKEISKNAGRIIALTGTPIPNSYVDIYNLLNMLYPEDYKDFFGFTKNELKKVDIDTMDEINEKIKPFFCRMNKDDLGVPKAEEDELLKVHATEAENQLFKIIKQSYQNNLFGLLVRVMQLESNPKKLLEKIDYSDLRGIIDDESYESADVEVVDYSEDVNVLIEQIKEPVKVKKTIELTERLVRENKPVIIWCTFVSSIKTLENRLSKKGIKVKCIYGEVELDERLKLIDDFKNRQFEVLITNPHTLAESVSLHMVCHDAIYFEYSFNLVHLLQSKDRIHRLGLKSNQYTQYYFLQQYYEYGGKEVSIGNKIYQRLKEKEVVMIEAINNDVLESVTSYEEDLELIFGEVLLI, translated from the coding sequence TTGGGTTTATTTATTGATAATAACAATCAATTAATATTAGAATTCGAATGTATCGAAGAACGTATAGCTTTTACTAAATCGATACCGTATAAAATGAGAATTAAACGTTTTGTATCTCATGACTTGGAAAGTTGTCTTTTTTTTAAAGAAGATATATCTATCCATGAGATAAAAAGAGTAGAAGGAGAGCTACGTAATAAATTTCCCGATATTGATATTGATAATTCTGTATTTGATTATATTAATAATCGTCAATTTTATATAGAAAACAGATATCGCCTTGGAAATGATATAAAAAAACAAGTAGTTGAAGTAGAGAGTTCTTTCAATACATTTTGCCATACAATTGACGCTATAATGCTTAGGAAATTAAAGATAGAACAAAAGTGGCATGCATTCTATCAACTAAATATGAAAAACACATCCAATTTTTCAGTTCCAGGGTCAGGTAAGACAGCTACTGTTCTAGGAACGTATGCCTATTTAAAAGCTAATAACCTTGCTAATAAAATTGTAATGATAGGCCCTAAAAATGCATTTGGGTCATGGATAGATGAATTTACTATTTGTTTACCTACCGAGACGAAAAGATTTTACTTAAATATTCATTCAAAAGAAACTAATTCAGTAGAAAAAAGAAAGTTTTCGTTAAAATTTGATAGTGGAAATAAAGAGCTTATTTTAGTTAATTATGAATCTGTTAACTCATTGAAAAATGAGTTGTTAGAAATAATAGATAATCAAACTTTGTTAGTTTTTGATGAGGTTCATAAGATTAAAAATCCAGAAGGACAGCGTGCTGATGCATCTAAAGAAATTAGTAAGAATGCGGGTAGAATTATTGCCTTAACTGGGACACCTATTCCTAATTCATATGTTGATATATATAATCTGTTAAATATGTTGTATCCAGAAGACTATAAAGATTTCTTTGGTTTTACTAAAAATGAACTAAAAAAAGTTGATATTGACACTATGGATGAAATCAATGAAAAGATTAAACCATTTTTTTGTAGGATGAATAAGGATGATTTAGGTGTACCAAAGGCCGAAGAGGATGAATTATTAAAAGTTCACGCTACAGAGGCTGAAAACCAACTATTTAAAATTATTAAACAATCTTATCAAAATAATCTGTTTGGATTATTAGTTAGAGTAATGCAGTTAGAAAGTAATCCAAAAAAGCTACTTGAAAAAATTGATTACAGTGATTTAAGAGGAATAATTGATGATGAATCTTACGAATCAGCTGATGTAGAGGTAGTGGATTACTCTGAAGATGTAAATGTCCTAATAGAACAAATTAAGGAACCAGTAAAAGTTAAGAAGACAATTGAACTGACTGAGAGATTAGTTAGAGAAAATAAACCTGTAATTATTTGGTGTACGTTTGTGTCTTCCATAAAAACGTTAGAAAATAGATTATCTAAAAAAGGAATAAAAGTTAAGTGTATATATGGAGAAGTTGAATTAGATGAACGTTTGAAACTAATTGATGATTTTAAAAATCGTCAATTTGAAGTGCTAATAACTAACCCACATACGTTAGCTGAGTCAGTCTCTTTACATATGGTCTGTCATGATGCTATCTATTTTGAATATAGTTTTAACTTAGTTCATTTATTGCAATCTAAAGATAGAATTCATCGCTTAGGTCTTAAATCTAATCAATACACACAATACTACTTTTTACAACAATATTATGAATACGGTGGAAAAGAAGTTAGCATAGGTAATAAGATTTATCAACGTTTAAAAGAAAAAGAAGTTGTTATGATAGAAGCAATTAATAATGATGTTTTAGAGTCTGTAACGTCCTATGAGGAAGATTTAGAATTAATATTTGGAGAAGTTTTATTAATTTGA